A section of the Triticum dicoccoides isolate Atlit2015 ecotype Zavitan chromosome 7A, WEW_v2.0, whole genome shotgun sequence genome encodes:
- the LOC119333216 gene encoding uncharacterized protein LOC119333216, translating into MSVRIKAVVDRFVKELKEALDADIQDRVMREREMQSYIEEREREVAEREAAWKAELSRREAEIARQEARLKMERENLEKEKSVLMGTASNQDNQDGALEITVSGEKYRCLRFSKAKK; encoded by the exons ATGTCGGTGCGGATAAAGGCGGTGGTGGACAGGTTCGTGAAGGAGCTCAAGGAGGCGCTGGACGCGGACATCCAGGACCGCGTCATGAGGGAGCGCGAGATGCAGAGCTACATCGAGGAGCGCGAGCGCGAGGTCGCCGAGCGGGAGGCCGCGTGGAAGGCCGAGCTCTCCCGCCGCGAG GCTGAAATTGCGCGGCAAGAGGCAAGGCTTAAAATGGAAAGGGAGAATCTGGAGAAAGAAAAGAGTGTCCTGATGGGAACTGCTTCGAATCAGGATAACCAAGACGGAGCCCTTGAGATCACAGTCAGCGGTGAGAAGTATAGGTGCCTGCGCTTCTCCAAGGCGAAGAAGTGA
- the LOC119333215 gene encoding pentatricopeptide repeat-containing protein At2g03880, mitochondrial-like: protein MRSLFNRLPCKRLAAARRSRRCLHSHSQPHPLLATFSRLSDDGPLPAALALLPDLTAAGVRADPISLCRLIKLCVRHGTANDGRLIHDHVSRTANSGGEAPDTGLFVSNSLISMYAKFGLLHDALELFGDMPHRNVVSWTTVVAALANAGGRKKEALRFLVDMKRDDVAPNSYTYSSVLGACGTPGVLAAVHASIVKVGLDSDVFVRSSLIDAYMKLGDLDSGRGVFDEMVTRDLVVWNSIIAGFAQSGDGVGAVELFMRMKESGFSANQGTLTSVLRACTGMVMLDLGRQVHAHVLKHERDLILHNALLDMYCKCGSLQEADALFSRMPRRDVISWSTMVSGLAQNGRSVEALKVFDLMQSEGPTPNHITMVGVLFACSHAGLVEDGWYYFRSMEKLFGIQPEREHCNCMVDLLGRSGKLDEAVKFISEMNFEPDSVIWRTLLGACRMHKNANLAAYAAREILKLEPEDQGARILLSNTYADLRQWLDAEKSWKVMRNQGAKKEPGRSWIELGKQVHVFIAGELSHPCSAGIVKELNRLIRLVTDLGYVPLTEFVLQDLESEQKEDLLKYHSEKLAVAFAMMNSMKGKPVRIMKNLRICGDCHSFVKLVSKSEGKVIIIRDPVRFHHFQDGVCSCGDYW from the coding sequence ATGAGATCGCTGTTCAACCGCCTGCCTTGCAAGCGTCTCGCCGCAGCTCGCCGGAGTCGCCGCTGCCTCCACTCCCACTCCCAACCGCACCCTCTCCTCGCAACCTTCTCCCGCCTCAGCGACGATGGCCCCCTCCCGGCCGCGCTCGCGCTGCTCCCCGACCTCACCGCGGCCGGCGTCCGCGCGGACCCCATCTCGCTCTGCCGCCTCATCAAGCTCTGCGTCCGCCACGGCACGGCCAACGACGGCCGCCTCATCCATGACCATGTCTCCCGCACGGCCAACAGCGGAGGAGAAGCGCCCGACACCGGCCTCTTCGTCTCCAACTCTCTGATCTCAATGTACGCCAAGTTCGGCTTGCTCCACGACGCGCTCGAGCTGTTCGGCGATATGCCTCACAGGAACGTCGTCTCTTGGACGACCGTCGTGGCGGCTCTGGCCAATGCCGGCGGGAGGAAAAAGGAGGCGCTCAGGTTTCTTGTGGACATGAAGAGGGACGACGTGGCTCCCAACAGTTACACATACTCTAGTGTTCTTGGTGCCTGCGGCACACCTGGGGTGCTCGCTGCTGTGCACGCGAGCATTGTTAAGGTCGGGCTGGATTCGGATGTGTTTGTGCGGAGCTCCTTGATTGATGCGTATATGAAGCTTGGAGATTTGGACAGCGGGCGCGGGGTCTTTGACGAGATGGTCACCCGTGATTTGGTTGTGTGGAATTCGATCATCGCGGGGTTCGCACAGAGTGGTGATGGTGTTGGGGCGGTAGAATTGTTCATGAGGATGAAGGAGTCTGGTTTCTCAGCTAACCAGGGTACCTTGACCAGTGTCCTCCGGGCGTGCACAGGGATGGTCATGCTCGACTTGGGAAGGCAGGTACATGCTCATGTGCTCAAGCATGAGAGGGACTTGATTCTGCACAATGCACTTCTGGACATGTACTGCAAATGTGGGAGCTTGCAGGAGGCAGACGCCTTGTTCAGCAGAATGCCTCGTAGGGATGTGATCTCATGGAGCACCATGGTCTCTGGTTTGGCGCAGAATGGGAGAAGTGTCGAGGCGCTGAAGGTTTTCGACTTGATGCAATCTGAAGGACCTACACCAAACCATATAACAATGGTTGGAGTTCTGTTTGCATGCAGTCATGCTGGCTTGGTGGAAGATGGTTGGTATTACTTTAGGTCCATGGAGAAGCTCTTTGGCATTCAGCCTGAGAGGGAGCATTGCAACTGCATGGTTGATCTCCTTGGTCGGTCAGGGAAGCTTGACGAAGCTGTGAAGTTCATCAGTGAGATGAACTTTGAGCCGGACTCGGTCATATGGAGAACTCTTCTTGGGGCATGCAGAATGCACAAAAACGCTAACCTTGCAGCATATGCAGCAAGAGAGATCCTTAAACTTGAGCCGGAAGACCAAGGTGCACGCATATTGTTGTCAAATACATATGCTGATTTGCGACAATGGTTAGATGCCGAGAAGTCATGGAAGGTGATGAGAAACCAAGGGGCCAAAAAAGAGCCCGGGCGCAGCTGGATCGAGCTGGGGAAACAAGTCCATGTGTTCATTGCTGGTGAACTGTCACACCCATGCTCAGCTGGCATAGTTAAGGAACTGAACCGACTAATCAGGCTGGTCACAGACCTCGGTTATGTCCCGCTGACAGAGTTTGTGCTGCAGGATCTTGAGAGCGAGCAGAAGGAAGATCTGCTGAAATATCACAGCGAGAAACTGGCTGTTGCATTTGCAATGATGAATTCAATGAAGGGGAAGCCTGTAAGGATCATGAAGAACCTCAGGATCTGTGGTGACTGCCACTCATTCGTGAAGCTCGTCTCCAAGAGTGAAGGCAAGGTGATCATAATCAGGGACCCGGTCCGGTTCCACCATTTCCAGGATGGAGTTTGCTCATGTGGCGACTATTGGTAG